The Streptomyces sp. NBC_00224 genome has a window encoding:
- a CDS encoding DUF3427 domain-containing protein has translation MADSGDFTQPITGVYEELITQQVQDRIDSLGASGWKVVEAEVSPESSPHVLARHVAAAVQRQLRQLPQDKQVAAANRIMAAFAEDPETSSANGDSTNLIVDGPRQLLALAEQEAPGVYAMRPLTPLSEAALITNAPDDPSLGSELRAELATADRIDLLCAFVKWYGLRVLEDSLRAAKKRGVPIRVITTTYMGATDRHALDRLVREFGAEVRVNYEIRSTRLHAKAWLFRRNTGYDTAYVGSSNLSRAALLDGLEWNVRLSSVATPTVLDKFESTFDAYWSDSAFEQYDPDTHAERLDEALGLAGGTRTSAESKISLSGLEVRAFPHQRDMLERLNVEREVHGRRRNLLVAATGTGKTVMAALDYRDLLQNRGKDLRLLFVAHRKEILRQARRTYREVLDDASFGEFLYNGEEPRTWKHVFASVQSLTEQRLALLAPDHFDVIVIDEFHHATANTYRQVISHFQPEEEDQAPELLGLTATPERMDGFNVQDEFFDGRIAAEMRLWEALDNDLLCPFHYFGIPDGTDLKALTWQKGSYDVGELGSVYTGNHARARLVVKAIQQKISQPGSMRALGFCVTKAHAHFMAEFFSQAGFKARALDSDSFPAERDATLEALRDGRLQVIFSVDLFNEGLDIPDVDTLLLLRPTNSATVFLQQLGRGLRRTPDKPVLTVLDFIGEHRAEFRFEEQFRALTNLSRNRLVDNLERGFPQLPSGCQIVLEGVAKDLVLDNVRTQLKAGIRTLASEVKAYAELGLSEYLTESRREIKELYKGSNSWTRILRYAKLIPDEAPPGEDQLLKRVHAFLHADDRERVEAYTRLLEDDAPAYADLNAKQQGYARMLFFNLWDTAGGFSSYQEGLDSLREQHALRSELRQVLAHVHERTDHLPLAMESPHHGLPLKIHSAYNRSEILAALGVAQLGGQMPGSFAQGVAWVDALKTDALLITLEKNEKDFSPTVRYKDFAQSPSLFHWESQSTTSAESPTGRRYRNHAEQGSHVLLFMRRYKDTDIGKSQPWMLLGPATYVDHRGSKPMAITWRLHNDLPADVWTYAHIIAG, from the coding sequence TCGGGGGATTTCACTCAACCGATCACCGGCGTGTACGAGGAACTCATCACGCAGCAGGTACAGGACCGGATCGACAGCCTGGGCGCCAGCGGGTGGAAGGTGGTCGAGGCCGAGGTAAGCCCCGAGTCCTCACCCCACGTACTCGCCCGGCATGTCGCTGCGGCCGTGCAGCGCCAGCTGCGTCAGCTTCCACAGGACAAACAGGTAGCCGCGGCCAATCGCATCATGGCGGCGTTCGCCGAGGACCCGGAGACGTCCTCGGCGAACGGGGATTCAACGAACCTCATCGTCGACGGCCCCCGGCAGCTACTGGCCCTCGCCGAGCAGGAAGCGCCGGGGGTGTACGCCATGCGTCCACTCACCCCGCTCTCCGAAGCGGCCCTGATCACCAACGCCCCTGACGATCCCAGTCTGGGCAGCGAGCTGCGGGCGGAGCTGGCCACCGCCGACCGCATCGATCTGCTCTGCGCCTTCGTGAAGTGGTACGGCCTTCGCGTACTGGAAGACTCGCTGCGCGCCGCGAAGAAGCGGGGCGTCCCCATCCGGGTCATCACCACCACGTACATGGGCGCCACCGATCGGCACGCCCTGGACCGGCTGGTGCGGGAATTCGGCGCGGAGGTACGCGTCAACTATGAGATCCGGTCCACCCGACTGCACGCCAAAGCGTGGCTGTTCCGGCGTAACACGGGATACGACACCGCGTACGTCGGCAGCTCCAACCTCTCCCGAGCTGCGCTTCTCGACGGCCTGGAGTGGAATGTCAGGCTCTCCTCCGTGGCCACGCCCACCGTTCTCGACAAGTTCGAGTCGACCTTCGACGCGTACTGGAGTGACAGCGCGTTCGAGCAGTACGACCCGGACACCCACGCGGAGCGCTTGGACGAGGCCCTGGGGCTTGCAGGCGGCACCCGCACCTCGGCCGAGTCGAAGATCAGCCTTTCCGGGCTCGAAGTGCGTGCCTTTCCCCACCAGCGCGACATGCTGGAGCGCCTCAACGTCGAGCGTGAGGTCCATGGCCGTCGCCGCAATCTGCTGGTGGCGGCGACCGGCACCGGCAAGACCGTGATGGCCGCGCTGGACTACCGGGATCTGCTCCAGAACCGGGGCAAGGATCTGCGGCTCCTGTTCGTGGCCCATCGCAAGGAGATCCTCAGACAGGCGCGGCGCACCTATCGCGAGGTCCTGGACGACGCCTCGTTCGGAGAGTTTCTCTACAACGGCGAAGAGCCGCGCACCTGGAAGCATGTCTTCGCCAGCGTGCAGTCACTCACTGAGCAACGCTTGGCGCTGCTGGCTCCGGACCACTTCGACGTCATCGTCATCGACGAGTTCCACCACGCCACGGCGAACACCTACCGGCAGGTGATCTCTCACTTCCAGCCCGAGGAGGAGGACCAGGCGCCAGAGCTACTGGGCCTGACGGCCACCCCGGAGCGGATGGACGGATTCAACGTCCAGGACGAGTTCTTCGACGGCCGCATCGCCGCCGAAATGCGCCTGTGGGAGGCGCTGGACAACGACCTGCTGTGCCCGTTCCACTATTTCGGCATCCCCGACGGTACCGATCTGAAGGCACTGACCTGGCAGAAAGGCTCATACGACGTCGGTGAGCTCGGCAGCGTCTACACCGGCAACCACGCCCGCGCACGACTGGTCGTGAAGGCCATACAGCAGAAGATCTCCCAGCCGGGCTCCATGCGCGCGCTCGGATTCTGCGTGACGAAGGCCCATGCGCACTTCATGGCCGAATTCTTCAGCCAAGCAGGCTTCAAGGCCCGCGCCCTCGACAGCGACTCGTTTCCGGCAGAGCGCGACGCAACCCTGGAGGCCCTGCGCGACGGCAGACTCCAAGTGATCTTCTCGGTCGACCTGTTCAATGAAGGACTCGACATTCCCGATGTCGACACCTTGCTGCTTCTACGGCCCACGAACAGCGCCACGGTCTTCCTCCAGCAGCTGGGGCGCGGTCTGCGCCGCACCCCGGACAAGCCGGTCCTGACCGTGCTCGACTTCATCGGTGAGCACCGCGCTGAGTTCCGCTTCGAGGAGCAGTTCCGTGCTCTGACGAACCTCTCCCGCAACCGGCTGGTCGACAACCTGGAGCGCGGCTTCCCGCAGCTCCCTTCCGGCTGCCAGATCGTCCTGGAGGGGGTGGCCAAGGACCTCGTCCTGGACAACGTCCGCACCCAACTGAAGGCAGGCATACGGACACTGGCCTCCGAGGTGAAGGCGTACGCCGAGCTGGGCCTCTCCGAGTACCTCACCGAGAGCCGCCGGGAGATCAAGGAGCTCTACAAGGGCTCCAACTCCTGGACGCGCATTCTGCGTTACGCCAAGCTCATCCCGGACGAGGCGCCACCCGGCGAGGACCAGCTCCTCAAGCGTGTCCACGCGTTCCTGCACGCCGATGACCGCGAGCGGGTCGAGGCGTACACCCGGCTGCTGGAGGACGACGCCCCTGCGTACGCCGATCTCAACGCCAAGCAGCAGGGCTACGCCCGCATGCTGTTCTTCAACCTGTGGGACACAGCAGGCGGGTTCTCCAGCTACCAGGAGGGCCTCGACTCGCTCCGAGAGCAGCACGCGCTACGGAGCGAACTCCGCCAGGTGCTGGCTCACGTCCATGAGCGCACGGACCACCTCCCGCTGGCGATGGAATCGCCGCACCACGGGCTCCCGTTGAAGATCCACAGCGCGTACAACCGGTCGGAGATCCTGGCCGCGCTCGGTGTCGCCCAGCTGGGCGGTCAGATGCCGGGCTCGTTCGCGCAGGGTGTGGCGTGGGTGGACGCGCTCAAGACCGACGCACTGCTGATCACCTTGGAGAAGAACGAGAAGGACTTCTCCCCGACCGTGCGCTACAAGGACTTCGCCCAGAGCCCCTCTCTCTTCCACTGGGAGTCCCAGAGCACCACATCGGCCGAGTCCCCGACCGGGCGGCGCTACCGCAACCACGCCGAGCAGGGCAGCCACGTCCTGCTCTTCATGCGCCGCTACAAGGACACCGACATCGGCAAGTCCCAGCCCTGGATGCTCCTGGGCCCGGCAACGTATGTGGATCACCGGGGAAGCAAGCCGATGGCCATAACCTGGCGGCTGCACAACGACCTGCCGGCGGACGTGTGGACGTATGCGCACATCATTGCCGGGTGA
- a CDS encoding ATP-binding protein, with protein MDVDQCMPRKAWTLPFLAEPEEVAALRRIMRLHLGMWGLPELVDTAQLCVSELVANVIVHVGAGTPTTLAVSMNDTFLRIEIHDPDTRVLPTLLAADTASEQGRGIALVDAVTDRWGVILQADSKITWCELGTTLDELDTHTGPRGRTARAEVLLHLYGASPEARDPLSRLAGEEAAIEAIGDFLHWLHANGCSPGLALGHAKRQFEADLPKS; from the coding sequence ATGGATGTCGATCAGTGCATGCCGAGGAAGGCATGGACTCTCCCGTTCTTAGCCGAGCCGGAAGAGGTGGCCGCTCTTCGTCGGATCATGAGGCTCCACTTGGGCATGTGGGGTCTGCCCGAGTTGGTCGATACCGCCCAGCTCTGCGTAAGCGAACTGGTGGCCAACGTGATCGTGCACGTCGGCGCCGGAACGCCCACTACGCTCGCTGTCTCGATGAATGACACCTTCTTGCGCATCGAGATCCACGACCCTGACACGCGCGTGCTGCCCACGCTGCTCGCGGCGGACACGGCCTCTGAACAGGGCCGGGGAATAGCTCTGGTGGACGCAGTCACGGACCGCTGGGGAGTGATTTTGCAGGCGGACTCCAAGATCACGTGGTGTGAACTTGGCACGACCCTCGACGAGTTAGACACTCACACGGGCCCTCGGGGTCGTACCGCTCGCGCAGAAGTGCTCCTGCATCTCTATGGAGCATCACCCGAGGCGCGCGATCCGCTCAGCCGGCTCGCCGGTGAGGAAGCCGCGATCGAAGCGATCGGCGACTTCCTCCACTGGCTACACGCCAACGGCTGCAGCCCAGGGCTTGCGCTGGGCCATGCCAAGAGGCAGTTCGAAGCTGACCTGCCTAAGTCATAA